The Phenylobacterium glaciei genomic sequence TGCCCGAGGCGTTGTCCAGGGCGCCGTTATAGATGCGGTCGCCCTTGGCGTCGGGCAGGCCGACCCCCAGGTGGTCCCAGTGGGCGGTGTAGATCACCTTCTCCTGGGGATGCTTGGTCCCCGCCAGGATGCCCGCCACGTTCTTCGATACGATCTTCTTGGCCACCACGTCGATGTCGGTGGAGAAGGTGACGCCCTTCAGGTCCACCGGCTTGAAGTCGCGGGTTTGAGCCAGCTTCTTCAGGGCCTCGAAGTCGAGGCCAGAGGCCTTGAACAGCGCCACGGTGGGATCGCGCTGGATCCAGGCCTCGATAGGGGCGTGGGCCTTGGTGGGGTCGGCGCGGATGATGTCGAAGACGGTGTTGGTGTTGGAGTTCTTGACGGTGTTCCAGCCGTAGGAGGCCGGGCCGGTCTCGTGGATGACGATGAAGCCCACGGCGCCTTGGCGCGCGGCCTCCTCGTACTTGTAGGTCCAGCGGCCGTAATAGGTCATGGCCTTGCCGCCGAAGTCGCCCTCGCCGGTCTCGAAGTCGGGGTCGTTGACCAGCACCAGGGCGATCTTGCCCTTCAGGTCATAACCCTTGAAGTCGTCCCAATTGCGCTCGGGCGCCTTGACACCGTAGCCGATGAAGACGACGGGCGCGTCCTTGACCGTGACGTGGTCGACGCCGGTCTGCGGGGCGCGGATGGCGATCTGGTCGCCCTGGGTCCAGGTCTGGACCTGGCCGCCCACGGTGACGCTGACCTTGATGGGGTCCTTGTTGTCGAACTGGGCCAGCGGCACGTCCTGGGTCCAGGCGCGGCTGCCGTCCTTCTGCAGGTCGCCGCCGGGCTTCAGGCCGACGGCCTTGAACTGCTCGGTCAGGTACTTGACGGTCTTGACCTCGCCGGCGGTGGCCGGGCCGCGGCCCTCGAAGTCATCGGAGGCCAGGATTTTCACGTGCTCAGCGATCTTGGCGGGGCTGACGCCGGCCTGGGCGGGAAGGCTGAGGGCCAAAACAGCCCACGCAGAAGCGCCGGCCAGGAGGAATTGTTTCATGAATACACTCGGGCAAGGACCAATTTGCCCGGGACCCTAGCGAGGCCGATGCGGCGGCGCTAGAGGATCGCGCCGGAAACCGAGGTTATGGTTAAGTCATTCAAGCTTGAACGAGTTTGTCGAAAAAGGTGTGACAGATGCGCCCCACTCGCTATGGCGAAGCCCCTTTGTATCGCCTCTGCAATTTTGGGGACGGCTTGCTATGATCAAGGAAGCTTCAGCTAACCGCGTCGCGCCTCCCCAAAGCCGATACACTCGGCGGCGATTCGCGGTCTGACAACGACAGAGATCATGCGCCCCGCCACATTCGTAGCCGGACTGGCCTGTCTCACGCTTGCCGCGTGCGCTTCCGCGCGCAAGCCCGAGATCGCCGTACCGACCGCCTTCGAGGCGCCCCCGTCCGCCCCTGCGACCATTGACGCCACGGCGCTTGACCGCTGGTGGACCCAGTTCAACGATCCGGTGCTCACCGCCCTGATCGAGGACGCCCTGGTCCGCGCGCCGGACGCCCGCTCGGCCGCCGCGCGGCTGACGGAGGCGCGCGCCACCTCGTCCAACGCCCTGATCGCCTTCCTGCCCCAGGGCGCCGCCTCAGGCACGACACGGGAAACCCACACCACCCAGACCTCGGGCACGGTGGTCAATATCCCGGGCTTCTCCACCAACGGTGAGAGCACCTCTTCCAGCGCCACTTTCAATGTGAGCTGGGAGGCCGATCTGTTCGGCCGCATCTTCGCGGTGGCCAAGGCCGCGAAGGGCGACACCAACCAGGCGCAGGCCAGCTATGAGGGCGCGCGCGCCAGCCTGGCGGCCAACATCGCCGACACCTATTTCCTGGCCCGCGGCCAGGCCATCCAGCTTGAGGATGCGCGCGAAACCGCCCGCATCCAGCGCGGCCTGCAGCAGGTCGCCAACCTCCGGGCCGAGCGCGGTCTGGGGTCCGCCTCGGAAGCCGACCGCGTGGCCGGAGACCTGGCCCAGGCCGAGGGAAACGCCGCCAGCCTCGAGGCCGAGCTGAAGGCCACCCGTCGCACCCTGCTGGTGCTGGTGGGCCGGGGCGTCGATCCCCTGGCCAGCATCCCCACACCGGCCAGTGTCGGTGAGATTCCGCCCGTGCCCGCCACGGTGCCTGGCGAACTGCTGGCCCGACGCCCCGACGTGCGCCAGGCCGAGGCCGCCGTGCGTTCGGCGGCCGGCCGCCTGACCTACGCCCAGCTGGCCTTCTTCCCGACCTTCACCCTGACGCCGGGTATCGGCCTCTCGCGGTCCGAGCAGCCGGGCTACCAGTCCACCACCCGCAACTGGTCGATCGGGGCCGGGCTCACCCAGCCGATCCTGTCGATCCCCAAGCTGCTGCAGGACCTGAAGGCCCAGAACGCCCGCACCGAACAGGCGGTGATCGCCTATGAAAAGGCCGTGCAGACCGCCTATGGCGAGGCCGACAGCGCGCTCACCCGCCTGGACTCCGACCGCCGCCGCGTCGGTCTGCTGGCCGATGGTGAGCTCCGCGCCGAGCGGGCCTATGAGGCCAGCCGCGTCCGCTACGCCGCCGGTCTTGATGATCTCTCCACCGCGTTGGGGGCCGAACAGTCCTGGCGCTCGACGCGATCGGCGCTGACCAGCGCGCAGGTTCAAGCCCTGCGCCGCGCCGTCCAGACCTACAAGGCGCTCGGAGGCGGCTGGCCCGCCACCCCCGTGCTCGCCAAGCAAGAGGCACGCTAGACGTGACGAGAACCGCCACCGCCCTCATCCTCGCCCTGGTCGCGACCCTGGCCCTTGCCGGTTGCGGCAAGAAGCCCGTGACCAAGGAGACCGACAGCCAGCGCGCCCGCGCTGTGCGCGTGGTCAAGGTCGAGCCTCGCCAGATCATCGGCTCGCTCACCGCCTCAGGCGTCCTGACGCCGCGCGAAGAAGCCGCCGTCCTGCCCGAGGTCACCGGATACCGGGTGGCCCGGGTGCTGGTGGACGCCGGGCAATATGTCCGCGCAGGCCAGACCCTGGTCCAGCTCGACGGCGCGCTGATCGCCGCCCAGGTGGAGCAGCAGGGGGCGCTCGCCGCCCAGAGCGCCATCCAGGCCGAACAGGCCGAAGCCCAGGCGGCCCGCGTGAAGGGCCTCGACGGCCAGGGCGTGCTCTCGCAGGAACAGCTCGATCAGCGCCGGTTCCAGGCCCGCGCCGCGCGGGCCACCGCCAACGCGCAGGCCGCCGCCTACAAGGACGCCCGCACGCGGGCCAGCAAGCTGGCGGTCACCGCCCCGGTCTCGGGCCTGGTGCTGGAGCGCAATGTGCGCCCGGGTGACCTTTCCGCCGGCGGCGCGACCCCGTGGTTCCGGCTGGCCCAGGGCGGCGAGGTCGAACTGCTGGCCGAACTTTCCGAGGAAGACCTCGCCCGGGTCCGGCCCGGCCAACGCGCCAGCGTCGTGCTGTCCACCGGGACCAGCGCCGAGGGCTATGTGCGGCTGGTCTCACCCCAGGTGAACGCCCAGACCAAGCTCGGCACGGTGCGCATCCACCTGCCCGTCCGCTCCGACATCCGCTCCGGCGGCTATGGCCGCGCCCTGTTCGCCGATGTGGTGGGCGAGAGCCTGGCCGTGCCGGAAACCGCCGTCCGCTACGACGCCGACGGCGCCAGCGTGATGGTGGTGGGCGCCGACAACCGCGTGAAGCGGGTGAGCGTCCAGACCGGGTCACGCGGCTCGGGCCTGGTGTCCCTGATCAAGGGTCCGCCGGCCGGCTCCCGCGTGGTGCTGAACGCCGCGGCCTTCCTGCTGGACGGTGACATGGTGCGTCCGAGCGAGGGCCCGGTTCCCATGGCCAAACCCGTGAGCGCGAAAAAATGACCCACGCGCCGCAAGATCACGACGACGGCCGCGGGTTCCAGATCTCGTCCTGGGCGATCCGCAACCCGGTCCCGGTGGTGGTGCTGTTCATCGCGCTCGTCCTGGCCGGGATGATTTCCTACGGCGGGCTGCCGGTGAAGCAGTTCCCCAACGTTCAGTTCCCGATGGTGAACATCACCGTGACCCAGTCGGGCGCGGCGCCGGGCGAGATCGAGACCCAGATCACCCGG encodes the following:
- a CDS encoding M28 family metallopeptidase yields the protein MKQFLLAGASAWAVLALSLPAQAGVSPAKIAEHVKILASDDFEGRGPATAGEVKTVKYLTEQFKAVGLKPGGDLQKDGSRAWTQDVPLAQFDNKDPIKVSVTVGGQVQTWTQGDQIAIRAPQTGVDHVTVKDAPVVFIGYGVKAPERNWDDFKGYDLKGKIALVLVNDPDFETGEGDFGGKAMTYYGRWTYKYEEAARQGAVGFIVIHETGPASYGWNTVKNSNTNTVFDIIRADPTKAHAPIEAWIQRDPTVALFKASGLDFEALKKLAQTRDFKPVDLKGVTFSTDIDVVAKKIVSKNVAGILAGTKHPQEKVIYTAHWDHLGVGLPDAKGDRIYNGALDNASGTSVLIEMARAAAAQPRTERSMLFLSVTAEEKGLLGSEYYAANPLYPLATTVADINMDGAATNGPSRDFGTSGDAPLTLQDDLIEVAKGYHMTYSPDPRPGAGSFFRSDHFSFAKRGVPAISFGGGQDLVTGGKARGEALQKAYTTDKYHQPADEYSPDWDLSGAAQNADMLLVLGTKLANSREWPEWKAGSEFKAERDKTAAARK
- a CDS encoding efflux transporter outer membrane subunit translates to MRPATFVAGLACLTLAACASARKPEIAVPTAFEAPPSAPATIDATALDRWWTQFNDPVLTALIEDALVRAPDARSAAARLTEARATSSNALIAFLPQGAASGTTRETHTTQTSGTVVNIPGFSTNGESTSSSATFNVSWEADLFGRIFAVAKAAKGDTNQAQASYEGARASLAANIADTYFLARGQAIQLEDARETARIQRGLQQVANLRAERGLGSASEADRVAGDLAQAEGNAASLEAELKATRRTLLVLVGRGVDPLASIPTPASVGEIPPVPATVPGELLARRPDVRQAEAAVRSAAGRLTYAQLAFFPTFTLTPGIGLSRSEQPGYQSTTRNWSIGAGLTQPILSIPKLLQDLKAQNARTEQAVIAYEKAVQTAYGEADSALTRLDSDRRRVGLLADGELRAERAYEASRVRYAAGLDDLSTALGAEQSWRSTRSALTSAQVQALRRAVQTYKALGGGWPATPVLAKQEAR
- a CDS encoding efflux RND transporter periplasmic adaptor subunit gives rise to the protein MTRTATALILALVATLALAGCGKKPVTKETDSQRARAVRVVKVEPRQIIGSLTASGVLTPREEAAVLPEVTGYRVARVLVDAGQYVRAGQTLVQLDGALIAAQVEQQGALAAQSAIQAEQAEAQAARVKGLDGQGVLSQEQLDQRRFQARAARATANAQAAAYKDARTRASKLAVTAPVSGLVLERNVRPGDLSAGGATPWFRLAQGGEVELLAELSEEDLARVRPGQRASVVLSTGTSAEGYVRLVSPQVNAQTKLGTVRIHLPVRSDIRSGGYGRALFADVVGESLAVPETAVRYDADGASVMVVGADNRVKRVSVQTGSRGSGLVSLIKGPPAGSRVVLNAAAFLLDGDMVRPSEGPVPMAKPVSAKK